One window from the genome of Cystobacter ferrugineus encodes:
- a CDS encoding DUF2381 family protein produces MLPASPTGLLALALASSTVDASAATTVDECEAASPRIELSASPSTKPPVVCIGPGLPITFRFDSPLQQQSLKIGDQGWFEDWSAGRQTFTLVPRDNLVAGKRADVEVCFADETAPACTTFELIVHPGLGMQEVKVLRQGRSVAYFQQVAKDAESDARQCRAEVQQLRAGRAVPDGLRGAIASGLVDRFRGVAVKELTWDVTAKESNSLSYHTVTGYRAKDRVAVEVSFTNPGPVPWTAAGAVLRSPKGEVLKPLPLWLSETILPAAPGEPGEQGRVVVELLATEKEARGSYILTLWDAERQRTVTLGNVTFPP; encoded by the coding sequence GTGCTCCCCGCATCTCCTACCGGCCTTCTTGCGCTGGCTCTCGCGTCCTCTACCGTCGACGCGTCCGCGGCTACGACCGTGGACGAGTGCGAGGCGGCGAGCCCGCGTATCGAGCTGTCGGCTTCACCCTCGACCAAGCCACCCGTGGTGTGTATCGGCCCTGGCCTACCCATTACCTTCCGCTTCGACTCGCCGCTCCAACAACAATCCCTGAAGATTGGGGACCAGGGGTGGTTCGAGGATTGGTCAGCCGGGCGGCAGACCTTCACGCTGGTGCCCCGCGACAACCTCGTCGCTGGAAAACGGGCCGACGTGGAGGTGTGCTTCGCCGACGAGACCGCACCGGCATGCACCACCTTCGAGCTCATCGTGCACCCTGGGCTCGGAATGCAGGAGGTGAAGGTGCTGCGTCAGGGGCGCTCAGTTGCCTACTTCCAGCAGGTGGCGAAGGATGCCGAGTCCGACGCTCGGCAATGTCGGGCGGAAGTACAGCAGCTCCGTGCCGGGCGCGCCGTGCCGGACGGATTGCGCGGTGCCATTGCTTCCGGCCTCGTGGATCGCTTCCGGGGTGTTGCCGTCAAGGAACTGACGTGGGATGTCACGGCGAAAGAGAGCAACTCCCTTAGCTATCACACCGTTACGGGCTACCGCGCCAAGGATCGGGTTGCGGTAGAGGTGTCGTTCACGAATCCGGGCCCGGTGCCGTGGACGGCGGCGGGTGCGGTGCTTCGTAGCCCCAAGGGCGAGGTGTTGAAGCCGCTCCCGCTCTGGCTGTCCGAGACCATCCTCCCGGCCGCGCCAGGAGAGCCGGGAGAGCAGGGGCGCGTTGTCGTGGAGTTGCTCGCCACGGAGAAAGAGGCTCGTGGCTCGTACATCCTCACGCTTTGGGATGCGGAGCGCCAGCGTACTGTCACCCTTGGTAACGTGACGTTTCCTCCGTAG